A genomic segment from Thermococcus sp. LS1 encodes:
- a CDS encoding t26-9p has product MDVNAAIDGFKEVAAAHPYLGLAIILFTIGVLVRGKVSYVFYFLGGLALLQEFSLFGTFVEFLKGIPDQISSLINALGGVLG; this is encoded by the coding sequence ATGGACGTCAACGCGGCAATTGATGGATTCAAAGAAGTCGCAGCGGCCCACCCCTACCTCGGCCTGGCGATCATATTATTCACCATCGGTGTCCTAGTGCGCGGAAAAGTCAGCTATGTATTCTACTTCCTCGGCGGCCTCGCGCTCCTGCAGGAGTTTTCGTTGTTTGGAACCTTTGTTGAGTTCCTCAAGGGGATTCCTGACCAGATAAGCTCCCTGATAAACGCGCTTGGAGGTGTGTTAGGTTGA
- a CDS encoding helicase HerA domain-containing protein, whose product MEYVGKNLASWAPTTKGRLNEIYLGRGVRSMNHTLDRWLRINEDDANHMLFLGPSGFQKSTTMKAILQEIWLNTRWGRNQEPPLIIIFERKYDRAKAQLVKKTFYDLVRERGEGWLRARMTQVMELKLYIQMLELPAYEGQLGLMGDFALGWENILGWLRYDRQHTLFSLFGIRPQAFPIRRFVFNPTRDPHHIALDSGPETEVVATFIRYERLDFEDVAKVVNINPNTIYAQIIKSAWDEEKARDPDDLVFEAKRIYNEMLEFLEVENKKPPTSLWGVYNVAKSLKKVRWLKVKGKDLFDQLDNTKINVIDFSQNSDLTESAKNIIFKKVVEWVLNEYVQEKETAVFIAGDEIQNYLRSRWGKAMAAKLFREGRSNQVNFLAATQYLHSLPSELIYGASHIAILGTLASADDYALLKKVVPDFDVSFERIVASSPDEVEELKRKYRGRGYFIYNKFFTERIHFRPSQTL is encoded by the coding sequence GTGGAGTACGTTGGCAAGAATCTGGCCTCATGGGCACCAACAACAAAAGGGCGCCTAAACGAGATTTATCTCGGAAGAGGCGTTAGAAGCATGAACCATACTCTAGACCGCTGGCTGAGGATCAACGAGGACGATGCTAACCACATGCTCTTCCTCGGACCGAGCGGCTTCCAGAAGTCAACAACAATGAAAGCCATCCTACAAGAGATCTGGCTAAACACTCGTTGGGGCAGGAATCAGGAACCTCCACTTATCATAATCTTCGAGCGCAAGTACGATCGCGCTAAAGCGCAACTGGTCAAGAAGACGTTCTACGATCTGGTCAGGGAAAGAGGAGAGGGCTGGCTGAGGGCGAGGATGACCCAAGTAATGGAGCTCAAGCTCTATATCCAAATGCTTGAGCTTCCAGCCTATGAGGGGCAGCTTGGACTCATGGGGGACTTTGCACTCGGGTGGGAGAACATCCTCGGCTGGCTGAGGTACGATAGGCAGCACACCCTCTTCAGCCTCTTCGGTATCCGGCCACAGGCCTTCCCCATCAGGAGATTCGTCTTCAATCCAACCAGAGATCCTCATCACATAGCCCTGGACTCTGGACCGGAGACTGAAGTCGTTGCAACATTCATCCGGTATGAGCGCTTGGACTTCGAGGATGTTGCTAAGGTCGTGAACATCAACCCCAACACAATCTATGCTCAGATCATAAAGTCGGCGTGGGATGAGGAGAAGGCAAGGGATCCTGATGATCTAGTCTTTGAGGCAAAAAGGATCTACAATGAAATGCTGGAATTTCTTGAGGTGGAAAACAAGAAGCCTCCAACGAGCCTGTGGGGCGTTTACAACGTCGCCAAGAGCCTCAAAAAGGTTCGGTGGTTGAAAGTCAAAGGAAAAGACCTCTTCGACCAGCTCGACAACACGAAAATCAACGTGATTGACTTTAGCCAGAACTCCGACCTGACCGAGAGCGCAAAGAACATCATCTTCAAGAAAGTCGTCGAATGGGTCCTGAACGAGTACGTCCAAGAGAAAGAGACGGCCGTCTTCATCGCTGGCGATGAAATCCAGAATTACCTCCGCTCCCGGTGGGGCAAAGCTATGGCCGCCAAACTCTTCAGAGAAGGCCGTTCCAACCAGGTAAACTTTCTCGCCGCCACGCAGTACCTTCACAGCCTGCCGTCCGAACTCATATACGGAGCCAGCCACATCGCCATCCTCGGGACCCTCGCTTCAGCTGACGATTACGCGCTCCTGAAAAAGGTTGTTCCAGATTTTGACGTCAGCTTTGAGCGTATTGTAGCCTCTTCGCCCGATGAAGTTGAAGAGCTCAAAAGAAAGTATCGCGGGCGCGGGTATTTCATTTATAACAAGTTCTTCACCGAGCGGATTCATTTCCGCCCTTCACAAACCCTGTGA